The Filimonas lacunae genomic sequence TTCATCATGATCAGATGCAGCAGAAAAACTTTCAGTAACGATTTTATCATGGTAAGATTACCGGAGTTATCCCGGTACTCTGCTTCTAACAATTCATACACTTTATTCAAACGTTCCACCATATTGGCAGTAAGCCGCATACAGGTGAATTCACCGCTCATGTTAAAAGTCCGGAACACATCCAGGGCAAACTCTTTATCCCCCTCTTCCAGCAGCTCCCGTTTAAAAGAAAACAATATTCCTTTCTTGCCTGCTTTGTTCAATTGATGCACGCGGTAAGGCGGCATCAGGTAAATCCATTGCCCCTTTACAGCAGCCAGCTCCGGTGTAGTTTGATGTAATGGAAATTCCTCCTGCAGCCACAGCACTTCAAAAAAGTCTTTCCGGGCCGCATCATATAAATAACTCGGGGGGCAGCTATCCAGGTTGCGGATATATAATAATGCTTGTTCTAATTGCGACACAGGCTCCTTCTCTTTCATATCTGCACTTTTCATGTACCAATGGGCAAAGGTACTACATCCACATGGGACAATCTGCCCATAGCATGGCACAATGGCGACAAGCACCCGCCCCTATGTCCTGAATATCCCATGTATTTAGCTGATAGTATAAAAACAAGCCCTGCCGGCACTACTAGCTTTGCACTTCGAAACAACCACACATGTTTGAATTTGAAAAAGAAACAGTAGCCACACGTGTAAGTGCGGCACTGCCCATGATACTGGAAGAGAACAGACGCCTGGAAGAGCAGTTATCAGCCGACGAAATAGCCGCCGTAGTGCTACTGATGCAGCAGGCCAACAGCATATTTGTGATAGGCGCGGGCCGCACGGGTCTGATGATGAAAGCGGCAGCCATGCGCCTGATGCACCTGGGATTTACGGTGTATGTAGCAGGCGAAACCACCACGCCTGCCATACAGAAAGGCGATCTGTTACTTGCAGCATCCGGCTCCGGCACTACCAGCTCTATTGTAAAAGCAGCAGAGAAAGCGCAGGCAACAGGTGCACAGGTAGTGGCCATATCCACCACCACCCAATCACCACTGGCAGCGATAGCAGATACCATACTACTGATACCCGCTGCACAAAAGCAGGACTTTAACGGTACTATCTCTCAACAATATGCCGGTAGCCTGTTCGAGCAAAGCGTGCTGTTGGTAACAGATGCCATTTTTCAATCCATATGGACATTGAGTAACCTACCGGCAGAAGAAATATGGAAGCAGCACGCAAACATGGAATAAATTAATAACAACACATATATGGCAAAATTACAGGTAGCAATTGATTTGCTCACAACAGAAGAGGCTTTGGCGCTGGCAGGAAAAGTAGCACCTTACATAGATATCATCGAGCTGGGTACCCCACTGATTAAAAACATGGGCGTTAGTGTGATCACCGCTATGAAGCAGGCACACCCCGACAAAATAGTATTTGCCGATTTAAAAACAGCCGATGCAGGTGAACTGGAAGCAGACATTGCTTTTAAAGCAGGCGCAGACCTGGTTACGGTATTAGGCGTAGCCGGCAATGCTACTATTGCAGGCGCAGTTAAAGCTGCCAAAGCACATGGTAAAGGCGTGGTAGTAGATACTATTGGCGCACCTAACCGCGTAGAAAGAGCCCGCGAAGCTGCTGCACTGGGCGCAACGTTTGTAGAGTTACACGCAGGACTGGACGAACAGTGGACGCCTGGCTATTCTATTCAAGTACTGATTGATGAAGCCAGTACCGCTAACACACCGGTTTCTATTGCCGGTGGCGTTAACATCAACAATATTAAAGCAGTGGTTGCATCCGGTGTAAAAGTAGCCGTGGCAGGAGCAGCTATCTACGGCGCCCCCGATCCGGCCGCCGCAGCAAAAGCATTACGCGAAG encodes the following:
- a CDS encoding helix-turn-helix domain-containing protein, producing MKEKEPVSQLEQALLYIRNLDSCPPSYLYDAARKDFFEVLWLQEEFPLHQTTPELAAVKGQWIYLMPPYRVHQLNKAGKKGILFSFKRELLEEGDKEFALDVFRTFNMSGEFTCMRLTANMVERLNKVYELLEAEYRDNSGNLTMIKSLLKVFLLHLIMMKKEELTALDINQKRAYEFLMLLEDHYIDERNMQFYADKLSLSTKRLNQVLKEVLNETSVQLLHDRLILEAKRQIIHSENSIKEIAWLLGFKDRPYFSRFFKVHTGQTPEAFQKQVKHHIDTLLNTLVS
- the hxlB gene encoding 6-phospho-3-hexuloisomerase; this encodes MFEFEKETVATRVSAALPMILEENRRLEEQLSADEIAAVVLLMQQANSIFVIGAGRTGLMMKAAAMRLMHLGFTVYVAGETTTPAIQKGDLLLAASGSGTTSSIVKAAEKAQATGAQVVAISTTTQSPLAAIADTILLIPAAQKQDFNGTISQQYAGSLFEQSVLLVTDAIFQSIWTLSNLPAEEIWKQHANME
- the hxlA gene encoding 3-hexulose-6-phosphate synthase, which translates into the protein MAKLQVAIDLLTTEEALALAGKVAPYIDIIELGTPLIKNMGVSVITAMKQAHPDKIVFADLKTADAGELEADIAFKAGADLVTVLGVAGNATIAGAVKAAKAHGKGVVVDTIGAPNRVERAREAAALGATFVELHAGLDEQWTPGYSIQVLIDEASTANTPVSIAGGVNINNIKAVVASGVKVAVAGAAIYGAPDPAAAAKALREAMDAA